Genomic segment of Myxococcus stipitatus:
CCAGCAGCGCGCACCGCGCCAGCTCCAGGTACTTCACGTAGTGCCCATGCCAGACGACCTCCATCAGGTCGATGTCATGGAAGGGCGGCGTCAGCTCGATTTCGTGGTGGAGCTCAGGCTTCATAGAGCCTCCATTCCCGCGCGCGGATGGCACCCAGCAACCCCTGCAGCTCCTTGTCCAACGCCCGGTCCTCCACCACCAACGGGATGCGCTGCTCCAGGTCGGCCTGCATCGAAGCCAGAGACGGCGACAGCCCCGTTTCTTGAGCGATGCGGCGGCGCAGGGTGATTCCCTGTCGCGCGGCGATGAGCATCGCGGCCACCACCTGCTCGGTGAGCTCCAGCACGCGCAGGCAGTCCCGCGCGGCGATGGTGCCCATGCTCACCTTGTCCTGGTTGTGGCACTCGGTGGAGCGGGAGAAGACGGACGCGGGCATCGTCTGCTTGAGGGCCTCCGCCGTCCACGCGGAGACGCTGATCTGCACCGCCTTGAGGCCGTGGTTGATGGCCGCGCGCGGGCCCGTGGACCCGGAGAGGTTGGACGGCAGGCCGTGGTTGTAGCGGGTGTCCACCAGCAGGGCCAGCTGCCGGTCCAGCAGGTCCGCCACGTTGGCCACGGCATTCTTCAGCCCGTCCATCGCGAAGGCGATGTGGCCGCCGTAGAAGTGCCCGCCGTGCAGCACCCGCTCGCTGTCCGGGTCGATGAGCGGGTTGTCATTGGCGCTGTTGAGCTCGTTCTCGATCTGCGCGCGGAAGAAGGGCAGGGCGTCCTCGAGCACGCCCATGACGTGCGGCGCGCAGCGCAGGGAGTAGCGGTCCTGCAGGCGCTGCTCGTTGCGGCTGGGGCGCTCGGAGGCCAGGTCCTGGCGCAGACGCGCGGCGACGCGTTGCTGGCCGACATGCGGCTTGAGGGCGAAGAGGGCCTCGTCGAAGTGGTGCGCGTTGCCGGCGCTCGCCACGACGTTGAACGCGGTGAGGCGCGTGGCCAGTCGGCTCACGTACTCGGCGCGCTCCCAGGCCAGGCACGCCAGCGCCGTCATCACCGACGTGCCGTTCATGATGGCCAGGCCTTCCTTCGGCCGCAGCTTCAGGGGCTTCAGGCCGTGCTGGGCCAGCACCTCCGCCGCGGGTCGCTTCTCGCCGCGGTGCCACACCTCGCGCTCGCCGCAGAGCACCGCCGCCACGTAGGACAGGGGCGTCAGGTCTCCGCTCGCGCCCACCGAGCCCTCGGCCGGGATGAGCGGGAGGATGTCCAGGCGCAGGAGCTGCTCGAGCTGCGTGAGCAGCGCCAGCCCCACGCCGGACACGCCTTGCGTCAACGAGGCGAGCCGGGTGGCCAGCACCGCGCGCGTCTCGTCCGGCGTGAGGAACCGGCCCGCGCCGATGCCGTGGTACGCGTAGAGGTGGTGCGGCAGCTCGGCCACCAGCTCCGGCGGGATGGAGACGGTGCAGGAGTCGCCATACCCCGTCGTCACGCCGTAGATGTTCCCGTCCTCGGCCAGCAGCCGGTCCAGGAACTCCGCGCCGCGCGTGATGCGCTGGCGGAAGTCGGGGGTGGTGCCCAGCTCGGCCTCGCGCTCGCGGCGCGACAGCGAGGACACATCTTCGATGGCGAGCCGGCTCCCATCGAACCGGACCGCACGCTCACTCTTGATTCCTGGCGGAGACATTCGCCTGATCCCAGAAGGGAAAGAAGTTGAACCAATCGAACGGCGAGCGCTTCACCAGCGCCGTCACCCGCTCGGCATAGTGTTGGACATGGCCCGTGAGCGCCGCCACGCGCTGCCCTCGGGGCAGCACGACGCGCTCGGACAGGCACTCGAAGTGGATGGTGTAGCCGCCGCCCTCGTGGATGCATCCCAGGAGATACAGCGGGCACTTGAACAACGACGCGAGCACATACGGGCCCACGGGGAACGCGGCGGGATGCCCCAGGAAGTCCGTCGTCACCGTCTGGCTGGCATTCACCGGGATGCGGTCGCCGGCAATCACCACGAACTCACCGGCGGCCACGTACTTCTCCAGGGCCACCGCCGTCCCCGGCCCCAGGTCGGTGACCTCCACCAGCTGGAACTCGCTGTGGGGATTGAGCCGCTTGAGCAGGCGGTTGAACTGCTCCGCGTGG
This window contains:
- a CDS encoding aromatic amino acid ammonia-lyase — translated: MSPPGIKSERAVRFDGSRLAIEDVSSLSRREREAELGTTPDFRQRITRGAEFLDRLLAEDGNIYGVTTGYGDSCTVSIPPELVAELPHHLYAYHGIGAGRFLTPDETRAVLATRLASLTQGVSGVGLALLTQLEQLLRLDILPLIPAEGSVGASGDLTPLSYVAAVLCGEREVWHRGEKRPAAEVLAQHGLKPLKLRPKEGLAIMNGTSVMTALACLAWERAEYVSRLATRLTAFNVVASAGNAHHFDEALFALKPHVGQQRVAARLRQDLASERPSRNEQRLQDRYSLRCAPHVMGVLEDALPFFRAQIENELNSANDNPLIDPDSERVLHGGHFYGGHIAFAMDGLKNAVANVADLLDRQLALLVDTRYNHGLPSNLSGSTGPRAAINHGLKAVQISVSAWTAEALKQTMPASVFSRSTECHNQDKVSMGTIAARDCLRVLELTEQVVAAMLIAARQGITLRRRIAQETGLSPSLASMQADLEQRIPLVVEDRALDKELQGLLGAIRAREWRLYEA
- a CDS encoding acyltransferase, with product MKSTHWAQMGESTFVLGIWLLYWVHRFLGRWPFRLCVYPVVLVHWLARPLVRQASLQYLSRVQEATGALGRAPRRLDSLRHMFSFAETMLDKLLAVSGKYRFEQVRTEGREQFYDVAKLGRGGVIVTAHLGCLELCRAMAEKRGEVKLHILVHTRHAEQFNRLLKRLNPHSEFQLVEVTDLGPGTAVALEKYVAAGEFVVIAGDRIPVNASQTVTTDFLGHPAAFPVGPYVLASLFKCPLYLLGCIHEGGGYTIHFECLSERVVLPRGQRVAALTGHVQHYAERVTALVKRSPFDWFNFFPFWDQANVSARNQE